A genomic region of Panthera uncia isolate 11264 unplaced genomic scaffold, Puncia_PCG_1.0 HiC_scaffold_2481, whole genome shotgun sequence contains the following coding sequences:
- the LOC125917806 gene encoding olfactory receptor 49 — protein MYYFLRNFAVLEIWFTSVIFPKMLTNILTGYKTISLPGCFLQFFLYFFLGTTEFFLLAVMSFDRYVAICNPLRYATIMSRRVCIQLVLCSWMAGFLLIVFPSSITFQQPFCGPNVINHFFCDNFPLLELICADTSLIELLGFIAANLSLLGTLSVTATCYGHILHTILRIPSAKERQKAFSTCSSHIIVVSLFYGSCIFMYIRSGKGNEGEDRNKVVALLNTVVTPMLNPFIYTLRNKQVKHVFKEQVNKLFL, from the coding sequence ATGTACTACTTCCTCCGCAACTTTGCTGTCCTGGAGATCTGGTTCACCTCGGTCATCTTCCCCAAGATGCTGACCAACATCCTGACTGGATACAAGACCATCTCTCTCCCAGGCTGCTTTCTCCagtttttcctctatttcttcctggGCACCACAGAGTTCTTCCTACTGGCAGTGATGTCCTTTGACAGGTATGTGGCCATATGTAACCCCTTGCGTTATGCAACCATCATGAGCAGAAGGGTCTGTATACAGCTGGTTCTTTGTTCATGGATGGCAGGATTCCTTCTCATTGTCTTTCCAAGTTCCATCACTTTTCAGCAGCCATTTTGTGGCCCCAATGTCATTAACCATTTCTTTTGTGACAACTTTCCACTCCTGGAACTCATATGTGCAGACACGAGTCTGATAGAGCTTTTGGGTTTTATTGCGGCCAACCTCAGTTTGCTGGGCACTCTGTCCGTGACGGCCACCTGCTACGGCCACATCCTCCACACCATCCTGCGCATCCCCTCGGCCAAGGAGAGGCAGAAAGCCTTCTCAACCTGCTCCTCCCACATCATTGTTGTGTCTCTCTTCTATGGCAGCTGCATCTTCATGTACATCCGGTCAGGCAAGGGAAATGAGGGGGAGGACAGGAACAAGGTGGTGGCCTTGCTCAATACCGTGGTGACCCCGATGCTCAATCCCTTCATCTACACCTTGCGGAACAAGCAGGTGAAGCACGTGTTTAAGGAGCAGGTAAACAAGCTCTTCTTATAA